From Micromonospora rifamycinica, a single genomic window includes:
- a CDS encoding DUF6158 family protein, whose translation MTESLHRSGEASPEQLMPEWDGDHVHRTDPAVPGADGELIGVDPAELDEADLIRELRSLHRTRLDTLRHAADAALANHLRRTAELETEYLARHPGREVDPHRLRDA comes from the coding sequence ATGACCGAATCACTACACCGCTCCGGCGAGGCCAGTCCCGAACAGCTGATGCCCGAGTGGGACGGCGACCACGTCCACCGCACCGACCCCGCGGTCCCCGGAGCCGACGGTGAGCTGATCGGGGTGGACCCGGCCGAACTCGACGAGGCCGACCTGATCCGCGAGCTGCGGAGCCTGCACCGCACCCGGCTGGACACCCTCCGGCACGCCGCCGACGCGGCGCTCGCCAACCACCTGCGCCGCACCGCGGAGCTGGAGACCGAGTACCTGGCCCGGCACCCCGGCCGCGAGGTCGATCCGCACCGGCTGCGGGACGCCTGA
- a CDS encoding 3-deoxy-7-phosphoheptulonate synthase, with translation MTTPDNGPTPDNGAVIDQRIDRVVPLTTPALLLHELPLDPPLASAVLAGRRAVGRVLDRADDRLLVVVGPCSVHDPAAALDYAHRLREAADRHADDLLVVMRVYFEKPRSTVGWKGLINDPALDGSGDVNTGLRTARALLRDVVRLGLPVGCEFLDPITPQYIADTVAWGAIGARTVESQVHRQLASGLSMPIGMKNRPDGSIGTAVDAIRAAGVPHVFPGIDVSGTPAIMHTRGNADGHLVLRGGGGRPNYDAESVAGALDLLRAAGLPERLVVDASHANSGKDHRNQPRVAADVAAQLAAGQRGIVGIMLESFLLAGRQDLDPTRELTYGQSVTDACIDWETTAEVLEHLGAAVRARRATLPTPA, from the coding sequence GTGACGACCCCGGACAACGGGCCCACCCCGGACAACGGCGCGGTCATCGACCAGCGGATCGACCGTGTCGTGCCGCTGACCACCCCCGCCCTGCTCCTGCACGAGCTGCCGCTGGATCCGCCGCTCGCCTCGGCCGTGCTGGCCGGTCGACGCGCGGTCGGCCGGGTGCTGGACCGCGCCGACGACCGGCTGCTGGTGGTGGTCGGCCCGTGCTCGGTGCACGACCCGGCGGCGGCGCTGGACTACGCGCACCGGCTGCGCGAGGCCGCCGACCGGCACGCCGACGACCTGCTGGTGGTGATGCGGGTCTACTTCGAGAAGCCGCGTTCCACGGTCGGCTGGAAGGGCCTGATCAACGACCCGGCGCTGGACGGCTCCGGCGACGTGAACACCGGCCTGCGGACCGCGCGGGCGCTGCTGCGCGACGTGGTCCGGTTGGGCCTCCCGGTGGGCTGCGAGTTCCTCGACCCGATCACCCCGCAGTACATCGCCGACACGGTGGCCTGGGGCGCGATCGGCGCCCGGACGGTGGAGAGCCAGGTGCACCGGCAGCTCGCCTCCGGCCTGTCGATGCCGATCGGGATGAAGAACCGCCCCGACGGCAGCATCGGCACCGCCGTGGACGCGATCCGGGCCGCCGGCGTGCCGCACGTCTTCCCCGGCATCGACGTCTCCGGCACCCCGGCGATCATGCACACCCGGGGCAACGCCGACGGGCACCTGGTGCTGCGCGGCGGCGGCGGTCGGCCGAACTACGACGCCGAGTCGGTGGCGGGGGCGCTGGACCTGCTGCGGGCGGCCGGGCTGCCGGAGCGGCTGGTGGTCGACGCCAGCCACGCCAACAGCGGCAAGGACCACCGCAACCAGCCTCGGGTGGCCGCCGACGTGGCCGCCCAGCTCGCCGCCGGGCAGCGCGGCATCGTCGGCATCATGCTGGAGAGTTTCCTGCTGGCCGGCCGACAGGACCTGGACCCGACCCGGGAGCTGACCTACGGCCAGTCGGTCACCGACGCCTGCATCGACTGGGAGACCACCGCGGAGGTGCTGGAGCACCTCGGTGCCGCCGTCCGTGCCCGCCGGGCCACCCTGCCCACCCCGGCCTGA
- a CDS encoding C40 family peptidase → MSSLRMLLRTLAVVGLSAALVAPSAPVRAEPSVADLTARIESSSAELERIVESYNKLTEEIKTNQTAAAGLHARIGPLEAQAAQSRAAVGQIAATAYKTGGLRTAEAILDPAGGSLVDRLGTLDQLTRHRQQQIDGYTADQRALLDQKARLDATLAKQAAQSRAVVKTKKRIEQDLAKLYEMRRAAYGRATEAPVKKPKSSGSGSADTPDAPAVSGSAGAAVRYAYGAIGKPYVWGAEGPNGYDCSGLTLAAWRAAGKRLPHNAAMQWNATSRVSRSELRPGDLVFYSGLGHVALYVGGGQVIDAPSAGRNVLKRKMNMMSIAGYGRVR, encoded by the coding sequence TTGTCGTCCTTACGGATGCTGCTGCGCACCCTGGCGGTCGTCGGTCTGTCGGCCGCCCTGGTCGCCCCGTCGGCGCCGGTCCGGGCCGAGCCCTCGGTCGCCGACCTCACCGCCCGGATCGAGAGTTCCTCGGCGGAGCTGGAACGGATCGTCGAGTCCTACAACAAGCTCACCGAGGAGATCAAGACGAACCAGACCGCCGCGGCCGGCCTGCACGCGCGGATCGGTCCGCTGGAGGCCCAGGCCGCCCAGAGCCGGGCCGCGGTGGGCCAGATCGCCGCCACCGCCTACAAGACCGGCGGGCTGCGTACCGCCGAGGCGATCCTCGACCCGGCCGGTGGCTCACTGGTCGACCGGCTCGGCACCCTCGACCAGCTCACCCGGCACCGCCAGCAGCAGATCGACGGGTACACCGCCGACCAGCGGGCGCTGCTGGACCAGAAGGCCCGGCTCGACGCCACGCTGGCCAAGCAGGCCGCCCAGTCCCGGGCGGTGGTCAAGACCAAGAAGCGGATCGAACAGGACCTGGCGAAGCTCTACGAGATGCGCCGGGCGGCGTACGGGCGGGCCACCGAGGCCCCGGTGAAGAAGCCGAAGAGTTCCGGCTCCGGCTCCGCCGACACCCCCGACGCACCGGCCGTCTCCGGCAGCGCCGGTGCCGCCGTCCGGTACGCGTACGGGGCGATCGGCAAGCCGTACGTCTGGGGGGCCGAGGGCCCCAACGGGTACGACTGCTCCGGCCTGACCCTGGCCGCCTGGCGGGCGGCCGGCAAGCGGCTGCCGCACAACGCGGCGATGCAGTGGAACGCCACCTCCCGGGTCAGCCGTAGCGAGTTGCGCCCCGGTGACCTGGTGTTCTATTCGGGGCTGGGGCACGTCGCGCTCTACGTCGGCGGCGGTCAGGTGATCGACGCGCCGAGCGCCGGTCGCAACGTGCTCAAGCGGAAGATGAACATGATGAGCATCGCCGGCTACGGCCGGGTCCGCTGA
- a CDS encoding DUF1360 domain-containing protein: MTESGLKQKVTRLRQAYAPHEHRPLGGYLAAMGTYAGVTASIAALVRATGRPVPERPAPGDVVLLAVATHKLSRLLSKDAVTSPLRAPFTRYDRPSGSGEVMEQVRDQGSATRHAIGELLSCPFCLAVWVATGLTGGLVLAPRLTRLVATALTAVAASDFLQMGYAMAQQAAEGGRHAEA, encoded by the coding sequence GTGACGGAGAGCGGCCTGAAGCAGAAGGTGACCCGGTTGCGCCAGGCGTACGCCCCGCACGAGCACCGGCCGCTGGGCGGCTACCTGGCCGCGATGGGCACCTACGCCGGGGTGACCGCGTCGATCGCGGCACTGGTCAGGGCGACCGGCCGACCGGTGCCCGAGCGGCCCGCCCCGGGCGACGTGGTGCTGCTCGCCGTGGCCACCCACAAGCTGAGCCGGCTGCTGTCCAAGGACGCGGTGACCAGCCCGCTGCGCGCCCCGTTCACCCGCTACGACCGCCCCAGCGGCAGCGGTGAGGTGATGGAGCAGGTGCGTGACCAGGGCAGCGCCACCCGGCACGCGATCGGCGAGCTGCTGAGCTGCCCGTTCTGCCTGGCCGTCTGGGTGGCCACCGGGCTCACCGGCGGCCTGGTGCTGGCCCCCCGGCTGACCCGGCTGGTGGCGACCGCGCTGACCGCCGTCGCGGCGTCCGACTTCCTCCAGATGGGCTACGCGATGGCCCAGCAGGCCGCCGAGGGCGGACGGCACGCCGAGGCGTGA
- a CDS encoding DUF6232 family protein: MQADRASTRPPRWSRPTTLLYARPGIVVTTERFTAGRSSYAVADLTHLRTGRGPHDRLAARIVTLAALGAGATGVLLGFTGGLERLTAGAYLGLGAVCLLPVLLVLAGDRWRPPPHELHGHCHGTELLLFSSDDREQFDQVVDALRQAREQHRYADADDPSPTATYWRPTRR; this comes from the coding sequence GTGCAGGCAGACCGCGCGAGCACCCGACCACCACGCTGGTCCCGACCCACCACGTTGCTGTACGCCCGGCCCGGGATCGTGGTGACCACCGAACGGTTCACCGCCGGCCGGAGCAGTTACGCCGTGGCCGACCTCACCCACCTGCGCACCGGACGCGGACCGCACGACCGGCTCGCCGCCCGGATCGTCACCCTGGCCGCCCTCGGTGCCGGCGCGACCGGCGTGCTGCTCGGCTTCACCGGCGGGCTGGAACGGCTCACCGCCGGGGCGTACCTGGGGCTGGGCGCGGTGTGCCTGCTGCCCGTGCTGCTGGTGCTGGCCGGGGACCGCTGGCGGCCCCCGCCCCACGAACTGCACGGCCACTGCCACGGCACCGAGCTGCTGCTGTTCAGCAGCGACGACCGGGAGCAGTTCGACCAGGTGGTCGACGCCCTGCGCCAGGCCCGCGAGCAGCACCGCTACGCCGACGCCGACGACCCGTCACCGACCGCCACCTACTGGCGGCCGACCCGCCGGTAG
- a CDS encoding DUF3817 domain-containing protein produces the protein MGGALTRYRVIAWIVGVALAVLVLIGMPLKYAFDEPLVVAVVGTAHGWLYLLYLAATFDLGRRVDWPLKRMLLVMLAGTVPFVSFVAERKVTRELATGARPRVPEPAVR, from the coding sequence GTGGGCGGAGCCCTTACCCGGTACCGCGTGATCGCCTGGATCGTGGGCGTGGCGCTGGCCGTGCTGGTGCTGATCGGCATGCCACTGAAGTACGCGTTCGACGAGCCGCTCGTGGTGGCGGTCGTCGGCACCGCGCACGGGTGGCTCTACCTGCTCTACCTGGCCGCCACCTTCGACCTGGGCCGGCGGGTGGACTGGCCGCTGAAGCGGATGCTGCTGGTGATGCTCGCCGGCACGGTGCCGTTCGTGTCGTTCGTGGCGGAGCGCAAGGTGACCCGGGAGCTGGCGACCGGCGCGCGTCCCCGCGTCCCGGAGCCGGCCGTCCGCTGA